The Arachis hypogaea cultivar Tifrunner chromosome 14, arahy.Tifrunner.gnm2.J5K5, whole genome shotgun sequence genome has a segment encoding these proteins:
- the LOC112741254 gene encoding plant UBX domain-containing protein 4 — translation MASSSDNNKKASSSGAGRIRTLSDLNRPSTDFDADPDAPQEYYTGGEKSGMLVQDPTKGNDVDAIFNQARQLGAVERPLDQLQEPPRSTSFTGTGRLLSGETVRAASQQPPEAVVHNIVFWSNGFTVNGGPLRSLDDPENASFLESIKKSECPRELEPADRRSSVNVNLIRRNEKYPEPEKHYVPFQGAGRTLGSSSTSATPEATVAATTSNAAPASSASLVVDQSLPSTSIQLRLADGTRLISNFNYHHTISDIRGFIDASRPGGQRNYQLQMMGFPPKVLADETQTIEQAGLANSVVIQKF, via the exons ATGGCGTCGAGTAGTGACAACAACAAGAAGGCGTCCAGTAGCGGAGCAGGCAGAATCCGTACCCTATCCGATCTGAACCGCCCTTCCACTGATTTTGACGCCGACCCCGATGCTCCTCAGGAGTATTACACTGGCGGCGAGAAAAG TGGAATGCTTGTTCAGGATCCTACGAAGGGAAATGATGTGGATGCAATTTTCAATCAGGCAAGGCAACTGGGAGCTGTAGAAAGGCCTCTTGATCAACTGCAGGAACCTCCAAGGTCAACTAGCTTTACTGGCACTGGCAGGTTACTCTCAGGCGAAACTGTACGAGCTGCTTCTCAGCAACCTCCTGAGGCTGTTGTTCACAACATTGTTTTTTGGAGTAATGGTTTCACCGTAAATGGTGGACCTTTGAGGAGTTTGGACGATCCTGAAAATGCCTCATTTTTAGag AGCATAAAGAAATCTGAGTGTCCAAGAGAGCTTGAACCTGCTGATAGGAGGTCATCAGTTAACGTTAACCTCATAAGGAGGAACGAGAAGTATCCT GAACCAGAAAAGCACTATGTTCCATTTCAAGGGGCGGGAAGAACTCTGGGAAGCAGCTCTACTTCGGCCACACCTGAGGCAACCGTCGCAGCAACAACTTCCAACGCTGCTCCAGCCTCTTCAGCCAGCCTGGTAGTCGATCAGTCATTGCCATCAACTTCAATACAACTTAGGTTAGCTGATGGAACCCGCttaatatcaaattttaattaccatCACACGATCAGCGACATCCGTGGCTTCATCGATGCATCTAGACCCGGGGGACAGCGGAATTATCAACTTCAAATGATGGGTTTCCCCCCAAAGGTTCTAGCTGACGAAACTCAGACAATAGAGCAGGCCGGACTTGCAAATTCAGTTGTCATCCAGAAATTCTAG